A single Pseudodesulfovibrio aespoeensis Aspo-2 DNA region contains:
- a CDS encoding DUF3343 domain-containing protein, which produces MGLLAFLRQKTSGPTTLRADRGLLLFENTSEVIRAEKTLREAGFEVAVKGPPPEVRTGCDLAVEYPLMEGLNILRHLEKAGVAPLDAIPVTGPLLTPVDLFQVKDFGDHLMVRAANMKLTVDKRTGIIVNVSGGGCPDVPYLAARLIGLRLDQAPSPREMGHTLCGYALGLAFEEMQRLCSPS; this is translated from the coding sequence TTGGGACTTCTCGCCTTTCTCCGCCAAAAGACCTCCGGCCCGACCACCCTACGGGCGGACCGGGGGCTTTTGCTGTTCGAGAACACCAGTGAGGTCATCCGGGCCGAGAAGACCCTGCGGGAAGCCGGGTTCGAGGTGGCGGTCAAGGGGCCGCCGCCAGAGGTGCGCACCGGCTGCGATCTGGCCGTGGAATACCCGCTCATGGAGGGGCTGAACATCCTGCGTCACCTTGAGAAGGCCGGGGTCGCGCCCCTGGACGCCATCCCGGTGACCGGGCCGCTGCTGACTCCGGTGGACCTCTTCCAGGTCAAGGATTTCGGCGACCACCTCATGGTCCGGGCCGCCAACATGAAGCTGACCGTGGACAAGCGCACCGGGATCATCGTCAATGTCTCGGGCGGCGGCTGCCCGGACGTGCCCTATCTGGCCGCGCGGCTCATCGGGCTGCGGCTCGACCAGGCCCCGTCCCCGCGCGAAATGGGCCATACCCTGTGTGGCTACGCGCTGGGGCTGGCCTTTGAGGAGATGCAGCGGCTATGCTCGCCGTCGTAG
- a CDS encoding FAD binding domain-containing protein produces MPMHLPTHMAEVLDMLAARPDARIMAGGTDLLVRLRASGQMPETLVCLERVAELRRIEALETVSGPAVRIGAATTITDLLRSDTVRARLPLLHRATTLFASPLVRNSATLGGNLCTASPAADTLPALYVLNASVELRSPRGTRILPIPHFIAGPGRTALEPGELLTGVIVPISRSFNVQHFEKVGQRQALAIAVVSLAALVALENGIVKEARFAWGSVGPTIVRSPEAEAVLRGKRLTLTGLRAAAQAARQAVSPISDLRASADYRREVAGNLLLRLATLSG; encoded by the coding sequence ATGCCAATGCACCTGCCCACACACATGGCCGAAGTCCTGGATATGCTGGCCGCCCGGCCTGATGCCCGGATCATGGCCGGAGGCACGGACCTGCTCGTGCGCCTGCGCGCCAGCGGTCAGATGCCCGAGACCCTCGTTTGCCTGGAACGGGTGGCGGAACTGCGACGCATCGAGGCGCTGGAGACCGTGTCAGGCCCGGCGGTGCGCATAGGCGCGGCCACCACCATCACCGACCTGCTGCGCAGCGACACGGTGCGCGCGCGGCTCCCCCTGCTCCACCGCGCGACCACGCTCTTTGCCTCGCCGCTGGTGCGCAACTCGGCCACCCTGGGCGGCAACCTCTGCACTGCCTCGCCGGCGGCAGACACCCTGCCCGCCCTCTACGTCCTCAACGCCTCAGTGGAACTGCGCTCGCCGCGCGGAACGCGCATCCTGCCCATCCCCCACTTCATCGCCGGACCGGGCCGCACGGCCCTGGAGCCGGGCGAACTGCTGACCGGGGTGATCGTGCCCATCTCCCGGAGTTTCAACGTCCAGCATTTCGAGAAGGTGGGACAGCGGCAAGCCCTGGCCATTGCCGTGGTCAGTCTGGCCGCGCTGGTGGCCCTGGAGAACGGGATCGTCAAGGAAGCCCGCTTTGCCTGGGGCAGCGTGGGACCGACCATCGTCAGAAGCCCGGAGGCGGAGGCCGTCCTCAGGGGCAAGCGACTGACTCTGACAGGGCTGCGCGCCGCGGCCCAGGCCGCCCGACAGGCCGTTTCCCCCATCAGCGATCTGCGCGCCTCAGCCGACTACCGGCGCGAGGTGGCTGGCAACCTGCTCCTGCGGCTGGCCACTCTGTCCGGCTGA
- a CDS encoding (2Fe-2S)-binding protein, whose product MPIVFTLNGVEQRLDADDTLRALDLLREHCGVTGPKEGCGTGECGACAIWIDGVTRLSCLTLAGQLHGREVTTAEGLGNGLGEGLGGAEGLKKNHADQSSLHPVQTALAERGGVQCGYCTPGMAMTAAELLRNDPNPDRSAIREAISGNLCRCTGYHKIVDSIEAAAETMRKKR is encoded by the coding sequence ATGCCCATAGTCTTCACCCTCAACGGCGTTGAGCAGCGGCTCGACGCGGACGACACCCTGCGCGCTTTGGACTTGCTGCGCGAGCATTGCGGCGTGACCGGCCCCAAGGAGGGGTGCGGCACCGGCGAATGCGGGGCCTGCGCCATATGGATCGACGGCGTGACCCGGCTCTCCTGCCTGACCCTGGCGGGCCAGCTCCACGGCCGCGAGGTGACGACCGCCGAAGGGTTGGGGAACGGATTGGGCGAAGGGTTGGGCGGGGCCGAGGGGTTGAAGAAAAACCATGCGGACCAAAGCAGCCTTCACCCGGTGCAGACCGCCCTGGCCGAGCGCGGCGGGGTGCAGTGCGGCTACTGCACGCCCGGCATGGCCATGACCGCCGCCGAGCTGCTGCGCAACGACCCCAACCCGGACCGGTCCGCCATCCGCGAGGCCATCTCCGGCAACCTCTGCCGCTGCACCGGGTACCACAAGATCGTGGACTCCATCGAGGCTGCGGCGGAAACCATGCGGAAGAAACGCTGA
- a CDS encoding sulfurtransferase TusA family protein produces MSNTIDARGLSCPQPVLDTLNKIAAMGRGNLEILVDTEASKENVCRAVQAKAWTLDSVTEAGGEYTIRISKD; encoded by the coding sequence ATGAGCAACACCATTGACGCACGCGGGCTGTCATGCCCCCAGCCGGTTCTGGACACCCTCAACAAGATCGCGGCCATGGGCCGAGGCAACCTCGAAATCCTGGTGGACACCGAAGCCTCCAAGGAGAACGTCTGCCGGGCCGTCCAGGCCAAGGCATGGACTCTTGACTCCGTGACCGAAGCCGGGGGAGAGTACACGATACGCATCAGCAAGGACTAG
- a CDS encoding xanthine dehydrogenase family protein molybdopterin-binding subunit, with amino-acid sequence MQDIGRRSRRFDALDKARGTEKFASDIYPPDMLWAGALRAGVPHGILRRIDTAKAEAMDGVVAVLTRKDVPGTNRQGFVHWDMPVLCGTRVRHAGDAVALVLAVSRRILAEALKAITVEIDPLPVVDTLDAALAGDAPNLHGLDTGNVLEAATIAKGDATTGLAECDVVVEETFFTPAQEHAFIETENGVARMDPDGTLHLTVSTQAPFRDRFEIARALGLDPSRIHVTGPYLGGGFGGKDGATVQCLLALAALHAKGRPVKMWWSREESLLAGYKRHAARMRFTAGAKRDGSLHAVRCELDYDTGAYAHLGVEIMALGMEHAGGPYRLPHLEAKGRCVYTNNPVAGAFRGFGVAQVSFAFEGMMDRLASALDMDPLDFRLRNAITRGERNCAGVTMTTSTGMEECLLRLRDHPHWKTRDAWRADAPPFTRRAVGVAAVFNGMGYGRGLADYAVAKVRLTGSGRIRVYNGVSDMGQGNASTFVQVAGEILCQPESVMELVQPDTDRTHPSGSSAAGRTTYTYGKALIKACEALRDKLFNRAALMLFVDDGCGFAMIPGGVRHLPTARDVPLAALAAMMHPDDRISMSEYLMPVTPETVRGGEVFRLGFPHLLFPYAAHLARVEVDELTGRVAVRDYVAFTDGGRVLNPQNFEQQVQGAVAQGLGYALTEDVLTDKAALLAKDLCTYVIPTSLDLPDIESHAVETIEHTGPFGMKGIGEVGINGPLPAVASALFQAGLPMTRAPLTAERVLAALGSADQPRIADEATPCP; translated from the coding sequence ATGCAGGATATCGGCCGCCGCTCCCGCCGCTTCGACGCCCTGGACAAGGCGCGCGGCACGGAAAAATTCGCTTCGGACATCTACCCGCCGGACATGCTCTGGGCGGGCGCCCTGCGCGCGGGCGTGCCCCACGGCATCCTCCGCCGCATAGACACTGCCAAGGCCGAGGCCATGGACGGCGTGGTCGCGGTGCTGACCCGCAAGGATGTGCCCGGCACCAACCGCCAGGGGTTCGTCCACTGGGACATGCCCGTGCTCTGCGGCACCAGGGTGCGCCACGCGGGCGACGCCGTGGCCCTGGTCCTGGCTGTGTCGCGCCGTATCCTGGCCGAAGCGCTCAAGGCCATCACGGTGGAGATCGACCCGCTCCCGGTGGTGGACACCCTGGACGCGGCCCTGGCCGGGGACGCGCCCAACCTCCACGGCCTGGACACCGGCAACGTGCTCGAGGCCGCCACCATCGCCAAGGGCGACGCGACCACCGGGCTGGCCGAGTGCGACGTGGTGGTGGAGGAGACTTTTTTCACCCCGGCTCAGGAGCACGCCTTCATTGAGACCGAAAACGGCGTGGCCCGCATGGACCCCGACGGCACCCTGCACCTGACCGTGTCCACCCAGGCCCCGTTCCGCGACCGGTTCGAGATCGCGCGCGCCCTAGGGCTTGATCCCTCGCGCATCCACGTCACCGGCCCGTATCTGGGCGGCGGCTTCGGCGGCAAGGACGGGGCCACGGTGCAGTGTTTGCTGGCCCTGGCGGCCCTGCACGCCAAGGGCCGCCCGGTCAAGATGTGGTGGAGCCGCGAGGAGAGCCTGCTGGCCGGATACAAACGCCACGCCGCGCGCATGCGCTTCACTGCCGGGGCCAAGCGGGACGGCTCCCTGCACGCGGTGCGCTGCGAGCTGGACTACGACACCGGGGCCTACGCCCACCTGGGCGTGGAGATCATGGCCTTGGGCATGGAGCATGCGGGCGGGCCGTACCGGCTGCCCCATCTCGAAGCCAAAGGCCGCTGCGTCTATACCAACAATCCCGTGGCCGGGGCCTTTCGGGGCTTTGGCGTGGCCCAGGTCAGCTTTGCCTTTGAGGGCATGATGGACCGGCTGGCGAGCGCCCTGGACATGGACCCGCTGGATTTCCGCCTCAGGAACGCCATCACACGGGGCGAGCGCAACTGCGCGGGCGTGACCATGACCACCTCCACCGGCATGGAGGAATGTCTGCTGCGCCTGCGCGACCATCCGCACTGGAAGACCCGAGACGCATGGCGGGCCGACGCGCCCCCCTTCACCCGCCGGGCCGTGGGCGTGGCCGCGGTCTTCAACGGCATGGGCTATGGCCGGGGGCTGGCCGACTACGCCGTGGCCAAGGTGCGCCTGACCGGGTCGGGCCGCATCCGCGTCTACAACGGGGTCAGCGACATGGGCCAGGGCAACGCATCCACCTTTGTCCAGGTGGCGGGCGAGATCCTCTGCCAGCCCGAATCAGTGATGGAGCTGGTTCAGCCGGACACGGACCGCACCCACCCGTCGGGCTCGTCGGCGGCGGGCCGGACCACATACACTTACGGCAAGGCTCTGATCAAGGCGTGCGAAGCCCTGCGCGACAAGCTGTTCAACCGGGCAGCGCTCATGCTCTTCGTGGACGACGGCTGCGGGTTCGCCATGATCCCCGGCGGAGTGCGCCACCTGCCCACGGCCCGCGACGTCCCCCTGGCCGCCCTGGCCGCCATGATGCACCCGGACGACCGCATCAGCATGTCCGAATATCTCATGCCGGTCACGCCCGAGACAGTGCGCGGCGGCGAGGTGTTCAGGCTCGGCTTCCCGCACCTTCTCTTTCCCTATGCGGCCCATCTGGCCAGGGTCGAGGTGGACGAGCTGACCGGCAGGGTGGCGGTGCGCGACTACGTGGCCTTCACCGACGGAGGCCGGGTGCTCAACCCGCAGAATTTCGAGCAGCAGGTGCAGGGAGCCGTGGCCCAGGGGCTGGGCTACGCCCTGACCGAGGATGTCCTGACCGACAAGGCCGCGCTGCTTGCCAAGGATCTGTGCACCTACGTCATCCCCACGTCCCTGGACCTGCCGGACATCGAGTCCCACGCCGTGGAAACCATCGAGCACACCGGCCCGTTCGGCATGAAGGGCATCGGCGAGGTGGGCATCAACGGTCCGCTCCCGGCCGTGGCCTCGGCCCTGTTCCAGGCCGGGCTGCCCATGACCCGCGCCCCGCTCACCGCCGAGCGCGTGCTGGCCGCCCTTGGATCGGCAGACCAACCCCGAATCGCAGACGAGGCCACTCCATGCCCATAG
- a CDS encoding MATE family efflux transporter, whose product MTAQPVNMGEGRVLSVLLRLGGPAMVSMFFQNLYALADAVFVSRLGTVELAALSLSVPLFYVALSLCKGLAVGATALMSHARGAGDQGGARTVARGALPLAMAVLLPFCLFAFSAVNQPVFDLFGVGSDVLAQVDAYVFWLAWTFPVMGFTMLCESVFLSHGDSKTPMKAMIVGNVLNIVLDPLFIFTFGMGISGASLATLIGWGVAGVIMFTALRRRGLDSPTLALERESVGAWGEMLKLGFPVALSLLIIPVSAAGLNYVLASFGPAYVGAWTLSSRMEQMLILPIYGLTCALIPFVGYNMGLGNGQRIREATRLCIRACYLVLIPASALMALFSNSVFSLFDPGPEVAALATYAFRAALVGFVLAPIDFVVLGVAQGAKRPAYSLFLGFIRLLALRIPLAFVFGHFLGGTGVYLSHPASLIASGLLSLYLLRRLLAYVDGQIAARADRVIE is encoded by the coding sequence GTGACCGCCCAGCCCGTGAACATGGGCGAGGGCCGGGTTCTCTCGGTCCTGCTCAGGCTTGGCGGCCCGGCCATGGTCTCCATGTTTTTCCAGAATCTCTACGCCCTGGCGGACGCGGTCTTCGTGTCCCGGCTGGGCACGGTGGAGCTGGCGGCCCTGTCTCTGTCCGTGCCCTTGTTCTATGTGGCCCTCTCCCTGTGCAAGGGGCTGGCCGTGGGGGCCACCGCGCTCATGAGCCATGCGCGCGGCGCGGGCGATCAGGGCGGGGCCCGCACCGTGGCCAGGGGTGCGCTACCGCTGGCCATGGCGGTCCTGCTGCCTTTCTGCCTGTTTGCGTTTTCAGCGGTCAACCAGCCGGTCTTTGACCTGTTCGGAGTGGGCAGCGATGTGCTGGCCCAGGTGGACGCCTATGTCTTCTGGCTGGCGTGGACCTTTCCGGTCATGGGTTTCACCATGCTCTGCGAGTCCGTCTTTCTCAGCCACGGCGACTCCAAGACGCCCATGAAGGCCATGATCGTGGGCAATGTCCTCAACATCGTGCTCGACCCCCTCTTCATCTTCACCTTCGGGATGGGCATTTCCGGCGCTTCGCTGGCCACGCTCATCGGCTGGGGCGTGGCCGGGGTCATCATGTTCACGGCATTGAGGCGGCGTGGGCTGGACAGCCCGACCCTGGCCCTGGAGCGCGAAAGCGTCGGGGCGTGGGGCGAAATGCTCAAGCTGGGCTTTCCGGTGGCCCTGTCCCTGCTGATCATCCCGGTTTCCGCAGCCGGGCTCAACTATGTGCTGGCTTCCTTCGGGCCCGCCTATGTGGGCGCGTGGACTCTGTCGTCGCGCATGGAGCAGATGCTGATCCTGCCCATCTACGGGCTGACCTGCGCCCTGATCCCTTTTGTGGGATACAACATGGGGCTGGGCAACGGCCAGCGCATCCGCGAGGCCACCCGGCTGTGCATCCGCGCCTGCTATCTGGTCCTGATCCCGGCCTCGGCGCTCATGGCGCTGTTCAGCAACTCCGTGTTCAGCCTCTTTGATCCGGGGCCGGAGGTGGCCGCGCTGGCCACCTATGCCTTTCGGGCCGCCCTGGTCGGGTTCGTGCTCGCGCCCATTGATTTCGTGGTTCTCGGGGTGGCCCAGGGGGCCAAGCGGCCCGCCTACTCGCTCTTTCTGGGCTTCATCCGGCTGCTGGCCCTTCGGATTCCCCTGGCATTTGTGTTCGGCCACTTCCTGGGCGGCACGGGGGTGTACCTGAGCCACCCGGCGTCCCTGATCGCCTCGGGACTGCTCAGCCTGTATCTGCTGCGCCGTCTGCTCGCCTACGTGGACGGGCAGATCGCCGCCAGGGCGGATCGGGTGATTGAGTGA
- the yedE gene encoding YedE family putative selenium transporter, protein MRREPPGANRPTRARGTMKTFFSSRAGIIAVGLAIGILAPLLQYWGNPGNMGICVACFERDITGALGMHRAEVVQYLRPEIIGFVLGSLLAALVYRDFRPRTGSAPVARFVLGAFAMIGALVFLGCPWRAILRLAGGDLSAIFGILGLIAGIFIGTLFFRQGYTLGRAQKTHFSVGLLLPLCMAGLLALMLASPQVQGELKSGVLFYSIKGPGAMHAPLFISLLVGLFVGFIAQRSRFCTMGAFRDVILFKQTHLLLGVIALLVAAAVVNALLGQVKIGFEGQPVAHTQQVWNFAGMLLAGWCFALAGGCPGRQLFLAGEGDGDAAVFVFGMIVGAAFAHNFGLASSPAGVGPHGIAAVFIGLAVCLYFGLTMRAKA, encoded by the coding sequence GTGCGTCGGGAGCCGCCCGGCGCGAACCGTCCAACACGAGCGAGGGGGACCATGAAGACATTCTTTTCCTCACGAGCGGGCATCATCGCCGTTGGCCTAGCCATCGGCATCCTCGCCCCGCTGCTGCAATACTGGGGCAATCCGGGTAACATGGGCATCTGCGTGGCCTGCTTCGAGCGCGACATTACCGGCGCGCTCGGCATGCACCGGGCCGAGGTGGTCCAGTATCTGCGCCCGGAGATCATCGGCTTTGTCCTCGGCTCCCTGCTGGCGGCCCTGGTCTATCGCGACTTTCGGCCCAGGACCGGGTCCGCGCCCGTGGCCCGTTTCGTGCTCGGCGCCTTTGCCATGATCGGCGCGCTGGTCTTCCTGGGCTGCCCGTGGCGGGCCATCCTGCGGCTGGCCGGCGGCGACCTGAGCGCGATCTTCGGCATCCTCGGACTCATCGCCGGCATCTTCATCGGCACCCTCTTCTTCCGCCAGGGCTATACCCTGGGCCGCGCCCAGAAGACGCACTTCTCGGTGGGGCTGCTGCTCCCCCTGTGCATGGCCGGGCTGCTGGCCCTCATGCTCGCCTCGCCCCAGGTGCAGGGCGAGCTGAAGAGCGGCGTGCTTTTCTACAGCATCAAAGGCCCCGGCGCCATGCACGCGCCCCTGTTCATCTCCCTGCTGGTGGGCCTGTTCGTGGGCTTCATCGCCCAGCGCAGCCGGTTCTGCACCATGGGCGCGTTCCGCGACGTGATCCTGTTCAAACAGACGCACCTGCTCCTGGGCGTCATCGCCCTCCTGGTGGCCGCCGCGGTGGTCAACGCGCTGCTCGGCCAGGTCAAGATCGGCTTTGAGGGCCAGCCCGTGGCCCACACCCAGCAGGTCTGGAACTTCGCGGGCATGCTCCTGGCCGGGTGGTGCTTTGCCCTGGCGGGCGGCTGTCCTGGTCGTCAGCTCTTCCTGGCGGGCGAGGGCGATGGCGACGCTGCGGTCTTCGTGTTCGGCATGATCGTGGGCGCAGCCTTTGCCCACAACTTCGGTCTGGCCAGCTCGCCCGCCGGAGTTGGTCCCCACGGCATCGCCGCCGTGTTCATCGGACTGGCCGTATGCCTCTACTTCGGCCTGACCATGCGCGCCAAAGCCTAA
- a CDS encoding NAD(P)H-hydrate dehydratase: MLAVVGTIPDPALPVIQGEAILENNALTVSGQRIATDRGTPALLASACAACATLGLPAPHAFLVGDEGLGHGSRALYAHLADTLPGLTIATLVFHYLMPDVMWHDKVLFAVEAMAVRPRLIADAGFMYAAKMSGQAPAYDLFTPDAGELAFLADEAAPHPFYTRGFILHEDNNVPDLIRRAYEAGNAARCLLVKGSVDHVADADGVLQTVDSPCEETLEAMGGTGDTVAGIAAALVQAGHPVARAALLAARTNRLAGQLARPNPGSRIAEIIVHIPRALTQTLAMDQ; encoded by the coding sequence ATGCTCGCCGTCGTAGGCACCATCCCGGACCCGGCCCTGCCGGTGATCCAGGGCGAGGCGATCCTTGAGAACAACGCGCTGACCGTGTCCGGCCAGCGCATCGCCACGGACCGGGGCACCCCGGCCCTGCTGGCCTCGGCCTGCGCGGCCTGCGCCACGCTGGGCCTGCCCGCGCCCCACGCCTTTCTGGTGGGCGACGAGGGGCTGGGCCACGGCAGCCGCGCCCTGTACGCCCATCTGGCAGACACCCTGCCCGGCCTGACCATCGCCACCCTGGTCTTCCACTACCTGATGCCCGACGTGATGTGGCACGACAAGGTCCTCTTTGCCGTGGAGGCCATGGCGGTCCGGCCACGGCTCATCGCAGACGCGGGCTTCATGTACGCGGCCAAGATGAGCGGACAGGCCCCGGCCTATGACCTGTTCACCCCGGACGCCGGGGAGCTGGCCTTCCTGGCCGACGAGGCCGCACCGCACCCTTTTTATACGCGGGGCTTCATTCTGCACGAGGACAACAACGTGCCTGACCTCATCCGCCGGGCCTACGAGGCGGGCAACGCGGCCCGCTGCCTGCTGGTCAAGGGGAGCGTGGACCACGTGGCCGACGCAGACGGCGTGCTGCAAACCGTGGACAGCCCGTGCGAGGAAACCCTGGAGGCCATGGGCGGCACGGGCGACACGGTGGCGGGCATTGCCGCCGCCCTGGTCCAGGCCGGGCATCCCGTGGCCAGGGCCGCGCTCCTGGCGGCCAGGACCAACAGGCTGGCCGGGCAATTGGCCCGTCCCAACCCCGGCTCGCGCATCGCCGAGATCATCGTTCACATCCCCCGCGCCCTGACCCAGACCCTGGCCATGGACCAATGA